GTCGCAGTTGTCGTCCCGCCCGTCGCCGTCCTCGTCGTGGCCGTCCCCCGGGCAGTCCGTGTCGGTGTCGGTGTCCGGGCCGCCGTCCGCGTCCGAGTCGCCGTCACCGTCCGTGTCCGAATCGACGTCCGTGTCCGAATCGGTGTCGACATCCGTGTCCGAACCCCCGGCGTCCCCGCCGAACTCGGGCGGGTCCCCCCCGGAGCAGGCGACGAGCGCCGCGGCTGCGGCGATCCAGATGAGCTTGTCCATGTCGATATTCTACCACCGACTCGAGGCGCGCGGCGATACACTCTGCAGGGCATGGACGTTTACGACTTCGAACTCGCGCGCGTGAGGATGGTGGAGCGGCAGATCCGCGCCCGTGGGGTGGGCGACCCGCGCGTCCTCGACGCGATGCGCCGCGTGCCGCGCCACGAGTTCGTCCCCGAGGAGCTGCGCCACGAGGCGTACGCGGATCACCCGCTGCCGATAGGCGCCGGACAGACGATCAGCCAGCCGTACATCGTCGCGTACATGACCGCGGCGCTCGCGGCCCGGCCGGGCGCCCGCGTCCTCGAGATCGGCACCGGCTCCGGCTACCAGACCGCCGTGCTGTGCGCGATGGGGCTCGAGCCGTTCTCGGTGGAACTCGTGGCGCCGCTGCTGGAGCGCGCCGCGAGCACCTTGTCGCGGCTCGGGTGCGCCGCGCGGCTTTCGCTCGGCGACGGGCACGACGGGCTGCCCCGGGAGGCGCCCTTCGACGGGATCCTTGTCACCGCGGCGCCGCGGAGGATCCCGGAGGCGCTCGTCGATCAGCTCGCAGAGGGAGGCCGGATCTGCATCCCGGTCGGCGAAAACGCACAGGATCTCGTGACCGCCGTCAAGCGCGACGGCGCGCTGCGGATCATCGATCGCATCCCGGTGCGGTTCGTGCCGCTCGTCTCGCCGCCCGTCCCCCCCCTAAAAACTAGCGTTCGCGCCGCCCAGGAGGCACTGAAGCCCTGGATTCGATGATAGAATGACGCCATTGAGATGAACCGGCTCGAGCACCTCGCACGCCCCCTCCTCTGCGCGTTCGCGCTCGTCGCGGCGCATGCGCCGTTCGCCGCCTGCGACGAGACCTCGCGCGGCTCCTCGAGCGACACCGACGCCGACACCAACGCCGACACCGACTCGGATTCGGACACCGATGCGGACGCGGGCACCGACGCGGGCACCGACTCCGACGCGGACACCGACTCCGACACCGAGTCCGACGCCTGCGACTCCCTGCCCGCCGCGCCGCTCTTCGTGGAGGAGCTCAGCGGGCCGGTGGGGTTCAAGGACGTCGTGTTCGACACCGACGGCTTCGTCATAGGCGCCGGGCCCGACGGCGACAACCTGTTCAAGGCAGCGACGGAGAGCGCCGCGTACCTCTTCGTGGACGGCGTGGAGGCCGCGCAGGGGATGGACGTGCTGCCGGGCGGCGATCTGGTCGCGGCGACGTCCAACTACGGCCTCGTCCGGATCGACCCCGCCGGGACCGTGACCAGCCTCGTGCCGGCGCTCCACATGCTGTACGGGGTCATGGTGGGCCCGGACGGCATGGTCTACTGCGCCGACAACACGAACCTCTACCGCGTCGACCCCTCGGACGGCGCGTACGACCTGATCGTCTCGGGGATCAGCGCGCGCGGCGCGGACTTCAGCCCGGACCACACGCGGCTCTACATTTCGTCGAACGCGGCGGACATCGTCACCGGCGCGGGCCGGATCTACGTCGCCGAGCTCGACGACGAGCTGGAGATCATCGCCGCGCCCACGCTCTTCGCGAGCATCCCCGACGCGGGGAACTGGCTCGACGGGATCCGCGTCGACGCCTGCGGCAACGTGTACGTGCCCAGTTACGGCACGCACTCGCTGTACCGGATCTCGGAAGCGGGCGAGGTCTCGACCTACTACTCGTGGGCCGAGCCTAACCGGTACGGGCACGGCCTGAAGTGGGGCAGCGGCGTCGGCGGCTGGGACGACATGTCGATCTTCCTGCCGCAGCCGTACGACGGGAACACGGTCGTCCGGCTGGAGGTCGGGGTCCACTACCGCGATTGAGGACGAGGAGCTTAAAGAATGCTTGCTGGAGATCCCATCCTTTCCCGTCATCGCTGGCCGGCGATCCTCGTCGCGGTCGCGCTGTGCGCCGCGTGCGGCGACGACGACTCGAACGAGCCCGAGGACACGGACTCCGATACCGAGCCCGACGGCGGCGCGGACACCGACTCC
The sequence above is drawn from the Pseudomonadota bacterium genome and encodes:
- a CDS encoding protein-L-isoaspartate(D-aspartate) O-methyltransferase — its product is MDVYDFELARVRMVERQIRARGVGDPRVLDAMRRVPRHEFVPEELRHEAYADHPLPIGAGQTISQPYIVAYMTAALAARPGARVLEIGTGSGYQTAVLCAMGLEPFSVELVAPLLERAASTLSRLGCAARLSLGDGHDGLPREAPFDGILVTAAPRRIPEALVDQLAEGGRICIPVGENAQDLVTAVKRDGALRIIDRIPVRFVPLVSPPVPPLKTSVRAAQEALKPWIR
- a CDS encoding SMP-30/gluconolactonase/LRE family protein, translated to MNRLEHLARPLLCAFALVAAHAPFAACDETSRGSSSDTDADTNADTDSDSDTDADAGTDAGTDSDADTDSDTESDACDSLPAAPLFVEELSGPVGFKDVVFDTDGFVIGAGPDGDNLFKAATESAAYLFVDGVEAAQGMDVLPGGDLVAATSNYGLVRIDPAGTVTSLVPALHMLYGVMVGPDGMVYCADNTNLYRVDPSDGAYDLIVSGISARGADFSPDHTRLYISSNAADIVTGAGRIYVAELDDELEIIAAPTLFASIPDAGNWLDGIRVDACGNVYVPSYGTHSLYRISEAGEVSTYYSWAEPNRYGHGLKWGSGVGGWDDMSIFLPQPYDGNTVVRLEVGVHYRD